One Synechococcus sp. PROS-9-1 DNA window includes the following coding sequences:
- the thiL gene encoding thiamine-phosphate kinase has product MSITLAELGETELLDRLARFAPPGQLDDDTAMLPPDSRALLVNTDVMVEGVHFSDATTAPADVGWRAVVANLSDLAASGSEQVEGITVSLVAPGTTSWWWVEQVYQGISEAIEHFGGTLLGGDCSSGNQRLLSISAFGRLGPLRLHRAQAQPGDLLMSSGPHGLSRLGLALLQDTPLPTALLVPPRLKEQAIQCHQRPWPRFDALKTLMACKPEQLPWRAAGTDSSDGLLAAVNGLCRSSGCGAILRRDALPRADAWPCAGAWDHWCLSGGEDFELVLSLPPEWAESWRQHQPGSRCFGAITADKGRIIWNDNGVLLPQSGFSHYR; this is encoded by the coding sequence GTGAGCATCACCCTGGCCGAACTTGGAGAAACGGAGCTACTGGACCGTCTAGCCCGCTTTGCGCCTCCAGGCCAGCTCGACGACGACACAGCCATGCTGCCGCCTGATTCCAGGGCACTGCTGGTGAACACCGACGTGATGGTGGAGGGTGTTCATTTCAGCGATGCCACCACAGCCCCTGCCGATGTGGGTTGGCGTGCAGTGGTCGCCAACCTGTCTGATCTGGCTGCCAGCGGCTCCGAGCAGGTGGAGGGGATCACCGTGAGCTTGGTGGCCCCTGGCACGACATCTTGGTGGTGGGTTGAACAGGTGTACCAAGGCATCTCAGAAGCCATCGAGCATTTTGGCGGAACTCTGCTGGGAGGTGACTGCAGCAGCGGCAACCAACGACTGCTCTCGATCAGTGCGTTTGGACGACTCGGACCATTGCGACTGCATCGGGCACAAGCCCAACCTGGTGATCTGCTGATGAGCAGCGGCCCCCATGGATTGAGCCGACTTGGACTGGCACTCCTGCAAGACACACCGCTCCCCACCGCACTCTTAGTTCCACCCAGGCTGAAAGAGCAGGCGATTCAATGCCACCAGCGGCCATGGCCAAGATTTGATGCCTTGAAGACCCTGATGGCCTGCAAGCCCGAGCAGCTTCCCTGGCGAGCCGCTGGGACCGACAGCAGCGATGGCCTGCTTGCTGCAGTGAATGGTCTCTGTCGAAGCAGTGGCTGCGGAGCTATTCTGCGCAGAGATGCCCTCCCACGCGCCGATGCCTGGCCCTGCGCAGGCGCATGGGATCACTGGTGCCTCAGTGGCGGCGAAGATTTCGAACTGGTGCTGAGCCTGCCTCCTGAGTGGGCTGAATCCTGGAGACAGCATCAGCCTGGGAGTCGCTGCTTCGGGGCCATCACCGCCGACAAAGGGAGGATCATCTGGAACGACAATGGTGTGTTGCTGCCGCAATCAGGGTTCTCTCATTACCGCTGA
- a CDS encoding peptidylprolyl isomerase, with translation MAHRRLTALLLAWLAAFGLWLAKPVWADLPQGNAVQDPAAILRDSLPMNQEDLRELQHRLESTSNDLRAKRWSALGRTVSRSQKLVATRGNSIVEAVPEDQRSEAELLLNEVRADLEQLQEEADANDRDGFIQIRRDTLSRVGDLEALLIDDRLPDIPSEFDALPRLAGRATVVIETTQGNLTAVVDGYNAPLTAGAFIDLSLKGFYDGLPFNRAEDFYILQTGDPEGPDIGYVDPKTKEERHVPLEIRIPGEPDTLYNETFEDVGLFKAAAVLPFSTLGTLGWAHSDQALGDGSSQFFLFLYEAELTPAGLNLVDGRNAAFGYVVDGFDVLEELGVDDGIKRIQVIEGADRLQAHA, from the coding sequence TTGGCTCACCGCCGTCTGACCGCTCTGCTTCTTGCCTGGCTAGCCGCCTTTGGACTCTGGCTTGCCAAACCGGTATGGGCAGACCTTCCTCAAGGCAATGCCGTACAGGATCCTGCTGCGATCCTGCGCGATTCACTGCCGATGAATCAAGAGGATCTGCGCGAGCTTCAACATCGGCTCGAATCCACCAGTAACGATTTACGTGCCAAGCGCTGGAGTGCGCTGGGACGCACGGTGAGTCGCAGCCAGAAACTGGTGGCCACCCGCGGCAACAGCATTGTGGAAGCCGTTCCTGAGGATCAACGCAGTGAGGCTGAGCTGCTTCTTAACGAGGTGCGCGCTGACCTGGAACAGCTTCAGGAAGAGGCGGATGCCAATGACAGAGATGGATTCATCCAGATCCGTCGCGACACTTTGAGCCGGGTGGGTGATCTGGAAGCACTGCTGATCGACGATCGCCTTCCAGACATCCCCTCCGAATTCGATGCCTTGCCACGGCTTGCTGGACGGGCAACCGTGGTCATCGAAACAACGCAAGGAAATCTCACTGCGGTTGTGGACGGCTACAACGCTCCTCTGACAGCCGGCGCCTTTATCGATCTCAGCCTGAAGGGCTTTTATGACGGTCTCCCCTTCAATCGCGCCGAAGACTTCTACATCCTTCAAACCGGAGACCCGGAAGGTCCTGACATCGGCTACGTGGACCCAAAGACCAAAGAAGAGCGGCACGTTCCCCTAGAGATCCGCATTCCAGGCGAACCCGACACCCTCTACAACGAAACCTTCGAGGACGTTGGACTGTTCAAAGCAGCAGCAGTTCTTCCTTTTTCCACTCTTGGGACCCTGGGTTGGGCCCATTCCGACCAAGCCCTTGGCGATGGCTCATCGCAATTCTTCCTGTTTCTCTACGAAGCGGAGTTAACACCTGCTGGCCTCAACCTCGTGGACGGTCGGAATGCAGCCTTCGGCTACGTGGTGGATGGCTTTGATGTGCTCGAAGAACTGGGCGTTGACGACGGAATCAAACGCATCCAGGTGATCGAAGGCGCCGATCGACTGCAAGCTCACGCCTGA
- the efp gene encoding elongation factor P, protein MISSNDFRTGTTIELDGAVWRVVEFLHVKPGKGSAFVRTKLKSVQSGSVVEKTFRAGESLTQAVLEKSKLQHTYMEGEDFVFMDMSSYEETRLTAKQIGDSRKYLKEGMEVNVVTWNEKPIEVELPNSVVLEIAQTDPGVKGDTATGGTKPAILETGAQVMVPLFLSIGEKIKVDTRNDTYLGRENG, encoded by the coding sequence ATGATCTCCAGCAACGACTTTCGCACCGGCACCACGATCGAGCTAGACGGTGCTGTCTGGCGCGTGGTCGAGTTTCTGCATGTCAAGCCAGGCAAGGGATCTGCCTTTGTCCGCACCAAGCTCAAGTCCGTTCAAAGCGGCAGTGTGGTGGAGAAAACGTTCCGAGCCGGAGAAAGTCTTACCCAGGCTGTGCTCGAGAAGTCGAAACTTCAACACACCTATATGGAGGGCGAAGATTTCGTCTTTATGGACATGTCGTCCTATGAAGAGACACGTCTTACCGCCAAACAGATCGGAGATAGTCGCAAATATCTCAAGGAGGGCATGGAGGTGAATGTTGTCACCTGGAATGAGAAGCCCATCGAAGTTGAATTGCCGAATTCGGTTGTGTTGGAGATCGCTCAGACAGATCCCGGTGTGAAGGGAGACACAGCAACCGGTGGGACGAAACCTGCCATCTTGGAAACAGGTGCTCAGGTCATGGTTCCTCTGTTTTTATCGATCGGCGAGAAAATTAAAGTTGATACTCGCAACGACACCTATCTGGGACGGGAGAACGGTTAA
- the accB gene encoding acetyl-CoA carboxylase biotin carboxyl carrier protein, translating to MQLDHDQLHTLLAALVESDIQEFRLEGDDFRLEVRRNLPVTTVAAPLVPVASAAVAPPPDSSAVELSAGTPPPAAGSRSDLLEVTAPMVGTFYRAPAPGEPSFVEIGTRIGVGQTICILEAMKLMNELESELAGEVVEILVDNGTPVEFGQVLMRVKPG from the coding sequence ATGCAGCTCGACCACGATCAGCTCCACACCCTGCTTGCCGCTCTCGTCGAGAGCGATATTCAGGAATTCCGCCTGGAAGGAGACGACTTCCGTTTGGAAGTGCGTCGCAACCTTCCTGTCACTACGGTGGCTGCGCCATTGGTGCCAGTGGCTTCTGCAGCGGTTGCTCCCCCGCCGGATAGTTCTGCTGTTGAGCTCTCTGCAGGAACGCCTCCGCCTGCGGCTGGATCTCGTTCAGATTTGTTGGAAGTCACGGCTCCCATGGTTGGGACCTTCTATCGGGCTCCGGCACCAGGAGAACCTTCGTTCGTAGAGATTGGGACCCGCATTGGCGTAGGCCAAACGATTTGCATTCTTGAAGCCATGAAGCTGATGAATGAGCTCGAATCGGAGCTGGCAGGTGAGGTGGTTGAAATCCTGGTGGACAACGGCACCCCTGTTGAATTTGGTCAGGTGTTGATGCGGGTTAAGCCCGGCTGA
- the pdxA gene encoding 4-hydroxythreonine-4-phosphate dehydrogenase PdxA produces the protein MSFSHPSSNANDRLVIALGDPAGIGMEVTLKALADPRLPDGLNPLVVGCRTTLEQTYSRLKAQQCPLLMDPSDLDIDDLPVHEAITPGAPSQESGASSFRWLSHAVLRVKEELSLALVTAPIAKHAWHAAGHDYPGQTERLAELDGARQASMLFTAVSPNHGWRLNTLLATTHLPLQQVPTALSPELVLRKLDVLSEFCLRFNPNPRLLVAGLNPHAGEQGRLGSEETTWLIPALHQWQDNHPHVHLSGPLPPDTCWLSAAKAWQLGCQPESPDGILALYHDQGLIPVKLMAFDEAVNTTLGLSFLRTSPDHGTGFDIAGQGIARSTSMVAAIRAAWDLSRA, from the coding sequence ATGTCCTTCTCTCATCCCTCCTCTAACGCTAACGACCGCCTGGTGATTGCTCTCGGCGATCCTGCTGGAATCGGCATGGAAGTCACGTTGAAAGCCCTTGCCGACCCTCGACTGCCCGATGGACTGAACCCACTCGTTGTTGGCTGCCGAACAACGTTGGAGCAAACGTACTCAAGGCTGAAAGCCCAACAGTGCCCCCTCCTGATGGATCCCAGCGATCTAGACATTGACGATCTACCAGTCCATGAGGCCATCACCCCTGGAGCTCCGAGCCAGGAAAGCGGTGCATCCAGTTTTCGCTGGCTGAGCCATGCCGTCTTGCGCGTGAAAGAGGAGCTCAGCCTGGCTTTGGTCACAGCACCCATTGCAAAACATGCCTGGCATGCTGCAGGACACGACTATCCAGGCCAAACAGAACGCTTGGCAGAACTTGATGGTGCGCGTCAAGCCTCAATGCTGTTCACAGCTGTTTCACCCAACCATGGCTGGAGGCTGAACACCCTTCTCGCCACGACGCATCTTCCACTTCAACAGGTCCCCACTGCACTCAGCCCCGAGCTCGTACTCCGCAAACTGGACGTGCTCAGCGAGTTCTGCCTGAGGTTCAATCCCAACCCACGCTTGCTCGTTGCAGGCCTCAATCCCCACGCTGGAGAGCAGGGCCGCCTAGGCAGCGAAGAAACGACCTGGCTCATCCCCGCACTGCATCAGTGGCAGGACAACCATCCGCACGTCCATCTGAGCGGTCCACTGCCTCCTGACACCTGTTGGCTCAGCGCTGCCAAGGCCTGGCAGCTGGGATGTCAACCGGAATCTCCCGATGGGATCCTTGCTTTGTATCACGACCAAGGCTTGATCCCCGTGAAGCTGATGGCCTTCGACGAGGCCGTCAACACCACACTCGGGCTGTCGTTCTTGCGCACCTCACCGGATCATGGAACCGGCTTCGATATCGCAGGACAAGGGATCGCAAGATCGACAAGCATGGTGGCTGCGATTCGGGCCGCCTGGGACCTCAGCCGGGCTTAA
- a CDS encoding 4-hydroxythreonine-4-phosphate dehydrogenase — MLRWLLLGLLLYGLGTALRKGWIEVQWQRVLDDAGFTETGSDKPLPLHELPMLKAPPPVQDSSR; from the coding sequence ATGCTGCGCTGGTTGCTTCTGGGGTTACTGCTTTATGGGTTGGGAACGGCGTTGCGGAAGGGCTGGATTGAAGTGCAATGGCAACGAGTGCTTGATGATGCTGGATTCACTGAAACAGGTTCAGACAAGCCGCTTCCGTTGCATGAATTGCCGATGCTTAAGGCTCCGCCTCCTGTTCAGGATTCATCCCGTTGA
- a CDS encoding SDR family oxidoreductase — protein sequence MLNDLVKRCAPLPSDATLCILGAGFSGGHLAKLSKALGTRVICTRRRPESGSDDQAFDSANGILPGHEVLASVTHLISTIPPNKEGTDPVLTCLGEQLQKLPLQWVGYFSTTGVYGNSNGNWVDETHEPQPTQLRSQKRLECEQLWRESGLPVQILRLPGIYGPGRSPLAAIHSGNLTPVDQPGQMFCRIHVDDLAGACWHLIHRAAAGQRPMVVNISDNRPASRLELQRFGAELLGCTLPAAIPFREAQANMSPMALSFWADNRKVSNALLRDELGYTFLHPDFSSGLKDCFDAEGFNGMNPEQEAEP from the coding sequence ATGCTGAACGATCTTGTCAAGCGCTGCGCTCCCCTCCCGTCGGATGCAACGCTGTGCATTCTTGGCGCTGGCTTCAGCGGAGGCCATCTCGCCAAGTTGTCCAAAGCGCTTGGTACAAGGGTGATCTGCACACGCCGCCGACCGGAATCCGGTAGCGATGATCAGGCCTTTGATAGCGCCAACGGGATCCTGCCCGGCCATGAAGTGCTCGCCTCCGTCACCCATCTGATCAGCACAATCCCGCCTAACAAAGAGGGAACGGATCCCGTGCTGACGTGTCTTGGAGAGCAGCTGCAGAAGCTTCCACTCCAATGGGTGGGCTATTTCTCCACCACAGGCGTCTATGGGAATAGCAATGGCAACTGGGTGGATGAAACCCACGAACCCCAACCCACTCAACTCCGCAGCCAGAAGCGGTTGGAGTGTGAGCAGCTGTGGCGCGAAAGCGGCCTGCCGGTGCAGATCCTGCGCCTGCCTGGGATCTACGGGCCAGGCCGCTCACCCCTGGCTGCCATCCACTCAGGCAACCTGACACCTGTGGATCAACCGGGGCAGATGTTTTGCCGAATCCATGTGGATGACCTAGCTGGAGCCTGCTGGCATCTCATCCATCGAGCCGCAGCAGGACAGCGACCAATGGTGGTGAACATCAGCGATAACAGGCCCGCCTCCCGCCTCGAGCTTCAACGTTTTGGAGCCGAACTCTTGGGATGCACGCTCCCAGCAGCGATCCCCTTCCGTGAAGCCCAAGCCAACATGAGCCCAATGGCTCTCTCCTTCTGGGCAGACAACCGGAAAGTAAGCAACGCACTCCTGCGAGACGAGCTGGGATACACCTTTCTGCATCCCGATTTTTCAAGCGGTCTCAAGGATTGTTTCGATGCAGAGGGCTTCAACGGGATGAATCCTGAACAGGAGGCGGAGCCTTAA
- a CDS encoding serine protease inhibitor codes for MADSSFSLAPSRDSMLPQSRVSRRDRAQPQDTSRVRTGSALLAAALVTGALLMAPDQPEQSASICQHYHSEAACRVW; via the coding sequence GTGGCTGATTCTTCCTTTTCACTGGCGCCCTCACGGGATTCCATGCTGCCCCAGAGTCGGGTGTCTCGTCGTGATCGAGCACAGCCCCAAGACACTTCAAGGGTTCGCACGGGCTCAGCACTTTTGGCTGCGGCTCTGGTGACAGGTGCCTTGTTGATGGCTCCTGACCAGCCTGAGCAAAGCGCCTCGATTTGTCAGCACTATCACTCGGAAGCGGCCTGTCGGGTGTGGTGA
- a CDS encoding HNH endonuclease, whose amino-acid sequence MHSRDAVFLEDLCPKLRTRRWRQSIHLHTGKRCIYCGKPSESIDHVFPLSRGGMSVTENCVPACLSCNGRKSDQDVFEWYRRQPFYDPRRAMAIRAWIDGDLRLALRLLQWAQPEHNQPTRSEGPKNAHSHGDDEQNWGLRTA is encoded by the coding sequence ATGCACAGCAGGGATGCGGTTTTCCTTGAAGATCTCTGTCCCAAGCTGCGAACTCGACGCTGGCGTCAATCGATTCATCTCCACACTGGAAAACGCTGCATTTATTGCGGCAAACCTTCGGAGTCCATTGACCATGTCTTCCCCCTGAGTCGTGGAGGCATGAGCGTCACCGAAAATTGCGTGCCCGCTTGCCTGTCCTGCAACGGACGCAAGTCTGATCAGGATGTTTTTGAGTGGTACCGGCGCCAACCTTTTTACGACCCTCGCCGCGCCATGGCCATCCGCGCCTGGATTGACGGCGATCTTCGCCTTGCCCTGCGATTGCTGCAATGGGCCCAGCCTGAACACAACCAACCAACCCGCTCCGAAGGGCCAAAGAACGCTCACTCCCATGGGGATGACGAGCAGAACTGGGGACTTCGTACAGCCTGA
- a CDS encoding DEAD/DEAH box helicase has product MRRIRPRGVWRGSRLGWEFPLASAEALLQRFERRFRVDEELMRWLHWHRHPLPPLPPHRDLVAQADLDQRLRDGRIPMPHQRSGARWLLARRGAVLADEMGLGKTLTVLLAARALLRALPLRLLVVAPVGLHSHWRREAAALELMPDLCSWARLPSELPEAGTLLLVDEAHYAQTLRAQRTQGFLRLARHPRLRAIWMLTGTPMKNGRPDQLYPLLAAMDHPIARDQHSYEELFCQGHFREQGGRQRWQTAGASRLDELRRLTRPLVLHRRKQQVLDLPPKRRTFEGIALDGEELKGFDYRLRLVIDDYRQRVAQGLVRSDAESLAVLTALRQIAAEFKLPAAQQLIQRLRQQNKPIVLFSSFVDPLLLLHERLGGVLLTGRQKPDQRQSAVDRFQAGECDLLLATFAAGGLGFTLHRAQHVVLLERPWTPGDIEQAEDRCHRIGMEGGLISHWLQLGLADQLVDGLVASKAERIELLLGPRRLTLDRQPLPTMVSRCLQDL; this is encoded by the coding sequence ATGCGCAGAATTCGTCCACGGGGCGTATGGCGTGGTTCTCGGCTGGGTTGGGAATTTCCGCTTGCCTCAGCGGAGGCTCTGTTGCAGCGTTTTGAACGGCGCTTCCGGGTGGATGAGGAGCTGATGCGTTGGTTGCATTGGCATCGCCATCCGCTACCCCCGCTGCCGCCCCACCGAGATCTGGTCGCGCAGGCTGATCTGGATCAACGATTGCGTGATGGCCGCATACCGATGCCTCACCAGCGTTCTGGTGCGCGCTGGTTGTTAGCGCGGCGCGGCGCGGTGCTGGCCGATGAGATGGGTCTTGGCAAAACCCTCACTGTGTTGCTGGCGGCGAGAGCCTTGCTGCGTGCCTTGCCGTTGCGCTTGTTGGTTGTGGCCCCTGTGGGGTTGCATTCGCATTGGCGCCGAGAGGCCGCGGCCCTTGAGCTCATGCCGGACCTTTGCAGCTGGGCGCGACTTCCCTCTGAGCTCCCGGAGGCGGGTACTTTGCTGCTGGTGGATGAGGCCCATTACGCCCAAACCCTGCGGGCACAACGCACTCAGGGTTTCCTGCGCCTTGCCCGGCATCCCCGCCTGAGAGCCATTTGGATGCTCACTGGCACACCAATGAAAAATGGCCGTCCTGATCAGCTATACCCCTTGCTGGCTGCGATGGACCATCCCATTGCTCGGGATCAGCACTCTTACGAGGAATTGTTTTGTCAGGGGCATTTCCGCGAGCAAGGCGGACGGCAGCGTTGGCAAACCGCAGGAGCCAGCCGATTGGACGAGCTGCGACGCCTGACCCGACCGCTTGTTTTGCATCGCCGCAAGCAGCAGGTTTTGGATCTCCCCCCCAAGCGAAGGACGTTTGAAGGGATCGCTCTCGACGGTGAGGAGCTGAAGGGCTTTGATTACCGCCTTCGGCTGGTGATCGATGACTATCGCCAACGGGTGGCGCAGGGATTGGTGCGTTCTGACGCTGAATCTCTAGCGGTACTCACGGCTTTGCGGCAAATTGCAGCTGAATTCAAGTTGCCGGCTGCGCAACAGTTGATTCAGCGTTTGCGGCAGCAGAACAAGCCGATCGTCTTGTTCAGCAGCTTTGTGGATCCGTTGCTGCTGCTCCACGAACGTCTTGGAGGTGTTTTGTTGACAGGCCGGCAGAAACCCGATCAGCGGCAGTCTGCTGTGGACCGCTTTCAAGCAGGGGAGTGCGATTTACTGTTGGCCACCTTTGCTGCTGGGGGGCTTGGTTTTACGCTCCATCGTGCTCAGCATGTTGTTCTCTTGGAACGGCCTTGGACGCCTGGGGACATCGAACAAGCGGAAGATCGTTGCCATCGCATTGGTATGGAAGGAGGCTTGATCAGCCATTGGCTTCAGCTCGGTCTCGCTGATCAGCTCGTGGACGGTTTGGTGGCCAGCAAAGCCGAACGGATCGAGTTGTTGCTTGGACCGCGTCGCCTCACCCTCGATCGTCAGCCTTTGCCAACGATGGTGTCCCGTTGCTTGCAGGATTTGTGA
- a CDS encoding M48 family metallopeptidase, whose translation MTASSIRFIPILMIGGLLLTGLGCRSRSEPKPATISTEISIADCMSDLDLNNLDTALQRCNEVVDAYGDKPAALADRSLLLTLMGKTDQACADVTQAMALLRQESKSADPMVVHELNVRHKSCKQRDTIVGKG comes from the coding sequence TTGACGGCCTCTTCCATTCGATTCATTCCCATCCTGATGATTGGCGGTTTGCTCTTAACAGGTTTGGGATGCCGCAGCCGATCCGAACCGAAGCCCGCGACCATCTCAACTGAAATATCGATTGCCGATTGCATGTCAGATCTTGATCTGAACAATCTCGACACAGCACTGCAACGGTGCAATGAGGTCGTTGACGCTTATGGAGACAAACCAGCCGCGCTTGCTGATCGCTCGCTGTTGCTCACCCTGATGGGCAAGACCGACCAAGCCTGCGCCGACGTGACCCAAGCCATGGCGCTACTTCGCCAAGAAAGCAAGTCTGCTGATCCGATGGTGGTGCATGAACTCAATGTGCGTCACAAATCCTGCAAGCAACGGGACACCATCGTTGGCAAAGGCTGA
- a CDS encoding DUF6554 family protein: MARLRQRLALFLSLAGLAGLSLTPLDAIAGTPEAVKGAKIYCYMRSSNNDHEVSWEAAYALIKRQKSGMFKTSPVHAAVMITEAVVEDPGSYPNCGQYLGDLFGGSTSSAKSPESVLNSTDSSNSNSFNSSNSSDDNRYSY, from the coding sequence ATGGCCCGACTGCGCCAGCGCCTTGCGCTTTTCCTCTCTCTGGCCGGATTAGCTGGACTCAGCTTGACCCCATTAGACGCGATAGCCGGGACCCCTGAAGCCGTTAAGGGAGCAAAAATCTATTGCTATATGAGAAGCAGCAATAACGATCACGAAGTCAGCTGGGAAGCTGCTTATGCCTTGATCAAACGCCAAAAAAGCGGAATGTTCAAAACCTCGCCAGTACATGCTGCGGTCATGATCACTGAGGCTGTTGTAGAAGACCCAGGCAGCTACCCCAACTGCGGTCAATACCTCGGCGATCTTTTTGGAGGCAGCACAAGCTCTGCAAAATCCCCAGAAAGCGTTCTCAACTCGACGGATTCAAGCAATAGCAATTCATTCAATTCGTCTAACTCGAGCGATGACAATCGCTACAGCTATTGA
- a CDS encoding AbrB family transcriptional regulator, which produces MPPLTTVLLYLLAGTSMGLLATRTGIPAAPLAGALIGAAMVSMSGRLEVAQWPAGTKTCLEIAIGTVIGTGLTKASLDQLQQLWKPAILITLTLVLTGIVVGLWSSRLLGVDPLVTLLGAAPGGISGMSLVGADYGVGAAVAALHAVRLITVLLVIPVVVKLLTPLGLGDS; this is translated from the coding sequence ATGCCCCCACTCACAACGGTGCTCCTCTATCTACTCGCCGGCACAAGCATGGGATTGCTTGCCACGCGCACTGGAATCCCTGCTGCACCACTGGCAGGCGCACTGATCGGAGCCGCCATGGTGAGCATGAGTGGACGGCTCGAGGTGGCTCAATGGCCAGCAGGCACAAAGACCTGCCTGGAAATCGCCATTGGCACCGTGATCGGTACAGGCCTGACCAAAGCCTCACTCGATCAACTACAGCAGTTGTGGAAACCGGCTATCTTGATCACGCTCACCCTCGTGCTCACTGGAATTGTGGTGGGGCTATGGAGCAGCAGGCTGCTCGGCGTTGATCCTCTCGTCACCCTGCTGGGTGCAGCGCCTGGTGGAATCAGCGGCATGAGCCTGGTTGGGGCTGACTACGGCGTTGGAGCAGCCGTTGCTGCACTGCATGCCGTCCGCTTGATCACTGTCTTGCTGGTCATCCCTGTTGTAGTGAAACTGCTCACGCCACTTGGGCTCGGTGATTCCTGA
- a CDS encoding chemotaxis protein yields the protein MTQSVSFRITRTAEDVAQTLNALSQRLIKLENRLESLELQLERQSSEVNSMPADEMERLDGVDRLLTDCRDLLLSSEPQWVDQSSSVMSSEQDLAA from the coding sequence ATGACCCAGTCCGTTTCCTTCCGCATTACGCGTACCGCTGAGGATGTGGCGCAGACCCTGAATGCCCTATCTCAACGGCTGATCAAGCTTGAGAATCGTCTTGAGAGTTTGGAGCTTCAGCTGGAACGCCAGTCTTCGGAGGTCAACAGCATGCCCGCAGATGAGATGGAACGTCTTGATGGTGTGGATCGCTTGCTCACCGATTGCAGAGACCTTTTGCTGAGTTCTGAGCCGCAATGGGTCGATCAATCCAGTTCTGTTATGTCCTCGGAGCAAGACTTGGCTGCCTAA
- a CDS encoding alanine--glyoxylate aminotransferase family protein, which translates to MQDKLTLMIPGPTPVPETVLKAMGRHPIGHRSGDFQAVVERTTAQLRWLHQTNNDVLVITGSGTAAMEAGIINTLSRGDRVICGDNGKFGERWVKVARAYGLEVDVIKAEWGQPLDPDNFRTALEADSDKTIRAVILTHSETSTGVINDLETISRHVQAHGTALTIADCVTSLGATNVPMDDWNLDVVASGSQKGYMMPPGLSFVAMSERAWTAYERSDLPKFYLDLGPYRKTAAKNSNPFTPAVNLYFALDAALEMMQAEGLKAIFARHARHRDAAQAAMKAIGLELFAAEGYGSPAITAVAPTGMDAELLRKTIKDRFDILLAGGQDHLKGKVFRIGHLGFVCDRDVLTAVAAIESVLHSLGFHKGEMGAGLSAASAVLSKN; encoded by the coding sequence GTGCAGGACAAGCTCACCCTGATGATCCCCGGACCCACCCCGGTGCCAGAAACGGTTCTGAAAGCGATGGGTCGCCATCCCATCGGGCACCGCAGCGGTGATTTTCAAGCGGTGGTGGAACGAACAACCGCTCAACTGCGCTGGCTGCATCAAACCAACAACGACGTGCTGGTGATCACCGGTAGCGGCACAGCTGCCATGGAAGCGGGAATCATCAACACACTCAGTCGTGGAGATCGAGTGATCTGTGGCGACAACGGCAAGTTCGGCGAGCGCTGGGTCAAGGTGGCGCGCGCTTACGGCCTTGAGGTGGACGTCATTAAGGCGGAGTGGGGACAACCCCTTGACCCGGACAACTTCCGGACCGCTTTGGAAGCCGACAGTGACAAAACGATCCGCGCGGTGATCCTGACCCATTCAGAAACGTCCACAGGGGTGATCAACGATCTTGAAACGATCAGCCGCCACGTCCAAGCCCATGGCACAGCGCTGACCATCGCCGACTGCGTCACCAGCCTGGGCGCCACCAACGTGCCCATGGATGACTGGAACCTTGATGTGGTCGCATCTGGATCCCAAAAGGGATACATGATGCCGCCGGGGCTCAGCTTTGTCGCAATGAGTGAGCGAGCTTGGACGGCCTATGAACGTTCGGATCTACCCAAGTTTTATTTGGATTTGGGCCCTTACCGGAAAACTGCCGCCAAAAACAGCAATCCGTTCACGCCTGCCGTGAATTTGTACTTCGCTCTCGACGCCGCACTGGAGATGATGCAGGCAGAAGGTCTTAAAGCGATTTTTGCCCGCCATGCTCGCCACCGCGATGCAGCACAAGCTGCGATGAAAGCGATCGGATTGGAGCTGTTTGCAGCCGAAGGCTATGGAAGTCCGGCGATTACGGCAGTTGCACCTACAGGAATGGATGCGGAACTGCTGCGTAAAACGATTAAAGATCGCTTCGACATTCTGTTAGCTGGCGGTCAAGACCATCTCAAAGGCAAGGTGTTCCGCATTGGCCATCTCGGCTTTGTCTGCGATCGAGATGTGTTGACAGCCGTCGCTGCCATTGAATCCGTATTGCATTCACTCGGCTTCCACAAGGGCGAGATGGGTGCTGGCCTTAGCGCTGCATCAGCAGTCTTAAGCAAAAACTAG